In Paludibaculum fermentans, the genomic stretch GCGGCGACAATGAGTTCGACACCCAGGACATGGGCGCTGGCGGACTGCAGGAGGCGAATGCCGGCGAACACTCCGGTGACCAGGGCTCCCACCGCCACGGCCGCCCATTTTCCGTTGATCCGCCACAGGCAGGCTGCCGAGGCTGCGACCTGCATGCTGAACGGGAAGAACAGACGGCGGTCGCCAGTCCAATGGAACAGGGCCAGCCAGAAGAGTCCGCCGGCAGCGGCCTGCAGCATCGCCCAGCCGCCGGATTCCCTGGTGCGCAACGTCACAACCAGAATGGCGGCCATCAGGGCCCACGGCCAGCCGCCCAAAAATGCAGCGGAGGTCAGCAGGGCCACGGCGGCAAGATTTGACGGGAGCGTGCCCTGGAAGGGTTCCCCTTGGGCCGGCAGTTCGATTGAAAGGGCCATCCGACCTATGATTCCCAGGCGAGGCCGGTGGATGGATTAAATGTTGAGTCCCGAGCTCTGGTAGGCTCCAGGGGATGGGCCATCGATTGCAGTTCCGGCAGCTGAAGGGTAGTTGGGCGGTTTGCCGGCTGGGTGCCGAGGACGCGATTCCGGATTGGGCGGGGCGTGGGCCGTTTGTTTCCATCACGCGAACTCCCGAGGAGTTGTCGGTGGTCTGCCCGGCGGATCAGGCGCCGGATGGGATCCGCGCTCAAGCTGGTTGGGCGTGCCTGCAACTGGCGGGGCCTTTCGATTTCGCACTGACCGGGATCCTGGCGTCATTTCTGCAGCCCCTGGCGGAGGCGGCGGTGCCGATCTTCGCGCTGTCGACCTTCGACACCGATTGGGTGCTGATCCCGGAGCCGCATCTGGCGCGGGCGCTGGACGCGCTACGCGCCGCCGGACATGACCTGATCGTTTAGCGGCCGGCGGGCGGCGCCAGCCAGACGTGGACTGGTTCGTCGCGGTCGCAGGTCAGTTGTCCATCCTTCAATTTCAGTTCGGCCATCTGCAGGAGCGTGTGGCGGCCGGAGTTGGGCACGGAGGGATCCGCGTCGGCCCCGCTCTGATGCGTGAAGTAGATGATGTAGGCCCGGTCTCCGCTGACGACGACATCGGCATGCTGGCCTTTTTCGCGGTCTGTCGGCAGCTTGCCGCCGTCACGCAGGATAGGTTCCGCCTGGGCCGTCCACTTGTTGGTATCCGGCGACGAGTAGACCGCGATGCCCTTCCACATGTCGGTGATCATCCAGTAGCGGCCCTGCCAGAGGAAGACTTTGGCGCCTTCGCCGGCACGGTCGTCGACGGCGACGCCGCCCGGGTTCCACTGGTTCAGGTCCGGGCTGTCGGCGTAGTAGATATGGCTCTTGTCCCGTTCGTTCTTGTACCAGAGCCGCCACTGGCCGTTCTTCAGCCGGATGACGGTGGCGTCGATCACGCGGTCTGACGCCAGGGGCAGTTTGACGCCATGGCTCCAGTGCAGCAGGTCGGTGCTGGTGAGATGGACGATGTCGCGCGGCGCGTTCCAGTCGGGAAACGTGCCCGGTACCACGGAGAGGAACATGTGATAGACCTTGCCGTCGTCAATGACATCGGGCGCCCAGAGCGAGTAATCCGGCTTGCCGTAGTCGATGTCGGCCACGCCGCGGTACTTCCAACTCGCTCCGTTGTCGATGGATTCCGCGATGCCGATGCGGGTGCCATGCACCCAGGCCACGCCCGGCAGATCGGGCACGTTGGCGCGACGGTTGGTGTAGAGCATGAACCAGCGCTTCTCGGCGCGGTTCCAGACGAGCACGGAATCGGCGGCGCCGTCGTGGACGGGGTCGCGGAAGAGTGGCTTGGCGGCGATCTTGCCCTGTTGCGCTTTCACTGGCGTAGTGAGGCAGCAGGCGGCGCCCAGCACCAGCAACAGGGACTTCGTGAGACGAGGAAACAGCAGTGCGTTCACGCCGACTATCGTACTCCGTCCCGTTGGACGGTCTCGCGGGCGGCGGCGCGAAGGGGCGAAACTGGAAGGATGCACGGATTCGCTCTGTTCCTTGGCGTCGCGATGCTCGCACAGGTCCCTGTATCGGCCCAGCAGCCCCTGTTCTCCTTTGGGGCGATCGCGGATGTGCAGTATGCCGACAAGGATGACGCGATCGGCCGGCAGTATCGCGTGTCGACGGCGAAGTTGGCGGCGTGCGCGAACCTGTTGAATCGGGAGAGGCTGGAGTTTGTGGTGCACCTCGGCGACCTGATCGATGAGGGCGCGGGCAACCTGGAGGTGATTCGGAAGGTCTATGGGCAGATCCAGGCGCCGCGGTATTACGTGCTGGGCAACCATGACTTCACGGCCGGGCGCTCCACGTTGATGTCCGTCCTGGGACTGAACAGGCCTTACTACGACTTCTCAGTAAAGGGATGGACCTTCGTTGTCCTGGATGGCATGAACGAGAGCGTGGCGGGCGGCTGGCCGGAGGCGGATCCGCATGCGCAGGCCGGGCGGGCCACATTGGATGCCTTGAAGAAAGCCGGCCTTTCCAACGCCCAGTCCTGGAATGGAGCCGTGGGTCCGGCACAGAGGAGATGGCTGCAGGAGACGCTTGCCCGCGCAGCCGGTCAGGGCAACCGCGTCATCGTCTTCAGTCACTTCCCGGTGCTGGCCGCCTCGTGCCGGCCGGAGCACCTGCTGTGGGATCACGAGGAGGTCCTGCGGATTCTCGAAGCCAGCTCCGCCACAGCAGCCTACCTGAACGGACACGACCATAAGGGCGGGGCGGCGTTGCATTCGGGCATCCCCTACGTCACGTTGCCCGGCATGGTGGAGCATGCGGTGAACGAGAGTTGCCAGGTGGTGGACGTGTATCCGGACGGGCTGGTGGTCCGCCAGGCGGGCGCGGGATCGGGCCGCTCCTTCCCGTTGCGCTAGACGAGCGAGTATTGGAGGTGCTCGCCCCGGCCGATGCGGACCGCGTCGGCGACCTCATAGATTAGGATGATCCCGTCGTCTCCGAGTCCGGTGCGCGCGACGCGGTTCAGCAGTTCCACCACATCATCGGCACGTTCGTGGGAAACGAGCATCTCCAGGCGCACTCTTGGGGTACTGGCCCGATATTCGGCTCCGCGGTAGAAGGCCCGGGGCCCGTCGGGGCCGCCGTGGTCCATGATCTGGGACATCATCACACCCACGATGCCCTGTTGCTCCAGCGCCGCCTGGACGTCGTCGAGCCTGGCCGGATGGATGTTCGCCTCGATCTTCAGCATGAGTTGGAATTGCCTCCCAACCCGAGACTATTCTGAACTCCGTAAGGAAGTCATGACCGGGGCATAAAGAGAGCATAAAGCCGCCGCTGGGGCCGCCGGGCGGGAAAATTCCTACAATCCGTCCGCAGCCGCCGGAGACTACACTGAAGCCATCAAGGCCGAATCCGTCTGGGAAAGAGAGTCACCATGAGCGAGCAGCCCGTGCAGCAGAACGTTGTCATCAAAGACGTCCGCCCATACCTCCGCCTGCGGCGCGCGGCGGAGGCGATTGATTTCTATATCAGGGCGTTTGGAGCGGAGGAGGTCCTGCGGCTGACCGAGCCGGGGGGCCGCATCGGCCATGCCGAGATCAGGATCGGACCGGCGACTGTCTACCTGGCCGACGAGTATCCTGAGTTCGGCATTCGCGGACCCGAGTCGCTGGGCGGAGCGACGAGTGCCCTCCAGTTGGATGTCGATCAGGTCGACGCCCTGGTGGAGCGGGCCAGCCAGGCGGGCGCGACCATTGTGCGGCCGCCCGGGGATGAGTTCTACGGGCAGCGCGCCGCTGTTGTGCGCGATCCCTTTGGACATGAGTGGATGTTCGCCCAAACGATTGAGGCCGTTTCGCCGGAGGAGATGCAGCGCCGCTTCGAAGCGCTGCTCGAGTAGTCCGCGGTACACTGCGCTGTCAGGCAAAATACGTCCGCCCTGTAACCTTTCGATAGCAGAACGCGCATCCTGTTAGTGTGCGATGGGATCCGGTCCTGGTTCGGTCCTCGGCAGCGCGATGGATCGGGCCAGTCAGGGGATGCCCGCGCAGGTATGCATTTCGAAACAGCTCATACCAATCGAGAAGGGAATATTAAATTGCAGAACAGACCTACTCAAGGGACCGGACGGCGGACCTTTCTCCAGACCGCAACGGCCGGTGTTGCGCTCGCCGGCTCAGTCAACGCAGGGCCTGGGACAGGCGTCGCGCGCGCTCTTACTGAGAAGGAAAAGCTCGCACGGCTGGCCTCCAACACCTGGCCGCTTAGAACTCTCTTCAAATCCCGGCCCACGTCCCGGCCGGTTGGTCCGGAGGTGGAAGCCTTCCGGAAGAAATACGGGCAGATCACGATGCTCGACTTCCCGCAGTTCACGAAGGACACGTTCCCCGGCGTCTGGCACATGGATCTGTGGTCGTCGCTGTTTGGCGATGTCACGGACCAGAGCATGTACGTCGGCTCCACGGTGATGATGGGCGAGAACAAGCGCACCGTCTACGAGTTCGACCCCTCTACGCCGTCGTCCAAGAAGTGGCTCACCACGCTGGCGGGCAAGATGGCCGCGGGCGGTGTGCTTTGCCACCACATCTCCAACAATGCCCCGCGCGACATCTGCGATCTCGATCCCGAGAAGCGCAAAGCCGGCATCGACGTGGCGAAGAAGTGGCTGGATGGCGCGGCCATTCTCGGCGCCAAGACGATGCGTGTCAATACCGGCGGGCCGCGGATCGCGCCCAGCGCCGTGGCCACGTCCGACTACCCGCGCAACGACGAAGTGGTGAAGTACCTCAGCAACGCGATTGAGTCCTTCAAGGAGATGGCCGACTACGGGCAGAAGGTCGGCGTCAAGGTCACCATCGAGAACCACTGGGGCCTCAGCGCCAATCCGCTGCACGTGCGGATCATCCTCGACGAAGTGAATCATCCCTTCTGCGAAGCCTCGCCGGACTTCTGCAACTGGGAGCACGAGTACATGCTGTATCACGCGCTGGACGATCTTGCTCCTTACGCGCACTCCACGGTGCATGCCAAGACCTGGAGCCGCTGGAAGGAAGTGGATGTGCAACGGTGTGTGCGCATCATGACAGCCAACAAGTTCCAGGGGATCTTCGCGCTTGAGTACGAAGAGGGTCCGTGGGATGGCGTCGACGGCGCCCGCTACCTGATGAAGGAAGTACTGGCCGCCCTCTAGTAGTTGGACTTCACAAATGCCGGCAGGCGCAATCCGTCTGCCGGCATTTGTGCGTCTGGTGGACTTACGGCCGCACAGGCGGCAGGGTACTGGACCCGCTGGTATTCAGACACGAGGGATGGCCGAAGCCGCTGGCGCTGTTGCCCGTGCCGCCATTGGGATTGGCGGTGATGTCGAAGATGATGTTGTCGGGATGCGTGGGATCGGCGTTGAACAGGCTGGCCGGTCCGGGTACGGCGGGCACGGCTCCGTTCACCGCCATGTGGTCGAGTTTGAGGAGGTTGCGCACCCTCCACGCGATGTTGTGGTCGGCGCACGAGGTGTCTCCGCTGACGCCGACGCCGCCGATGATCCTGTGACCCTCGGCATAGAGGGCCAGTCCTCCGCCGAACACGTTCACGCCGCCGATCGTGTTGCCCACCATGGGGTCGTTGGACGTGCCATTCTTGGAAGCCGGGCCTTTGTAAGCGACGGAGGTGTCCACCGGGTTGCTGTGTTGCAGGCCATACAGGCTGCCACCCGGTTGCACGGCGGAGTAGAGGTTGGCCGTGGAGAGAGCCAGGCCGCCCACTTGCCCCGAGCCGTTGTCGTTCGACGACGCGTCGAGGCTGAAGGCGTTCGCGGCATTCGCCTTTTGCGCCGAGATGACACGGCTGCCGGGCCACTGCGCGCCGCGATTTTCTCCCGAGAAGGCCACGGCGCAGACCACGCCGTCGCGGTTCACGAGGGTGGCCCACATCTGATTGTTGAGGCCGCTGGTTTCAGTGGCCGTGGCGGAGGCCAGCGCGCTCTTCAACTCCGCATAGCCCGGCAGACGCGAGCACTCGGAGTTGTTGTTGCCATTGCCGGGAGAGTCGTCGAACGCAGCTCCCATGGCAATGAAAGAAAAGGTGAAAAGCAGGCAGAGTGTCAGGCTCTTTGCCGGACCCCAGGGTCGAATCATGTTCGTCCTCCGAAACGAGATCTCTCCTGGCTACCGATGTCTTCGGATGCCAGGGACGTTCATGACCGGGCCTCCCTCCGCTGGCTTTGTTCCGCTCTTTGCCTGGCGGTTCGAAAGCCCCCGGAGCCAATTGAATATAACTCAATACAGATAATCTGGGAAGAGAATCTTCTGTTCGCGGCCGTCGTCTATTCGCCGTTGCGCAGGTCCTTTAGCGGCTGGGGCGTGTAGGAAATCGAGCTGAAGCGTACCTCGCAGCCGTGCCCCATGGGCGATTGCACCAGGAAGCCGGCCTGCAGCGGCAGCGGCGCCAGGCCGAACGCCCGGACAAACTGCCACGGCCCTTCCGCGCTGGTGGCGTAGTGAAAGGCGTAGCCTCGTCCGATGCGGGCCACGCGCAGGAATACGCGATTACCGTCGATCACCACGGAATTGCAGTCGTCCGAAGCGCCGCAGGTGACTACCGACACCACCATGGGCTGGCGTTGGGGCGAGTACTCGAAACAGAGCTTTGCCCAGTTCGAATCGTCCTGGTGGAGCAGCAGGACGCCGGCATCGAAGGTGCCTTCGAACTGGACCTCCACGCAGGCGCTGAGCATGAACTCCGCGTCCGGTTGGAACAGCAGCATGGCCGCATCCAGTTTGCGGGCGTCGCCGATTGGATCCAGGAACAGATCGGTGCCCGGTTGAGCCTGTCCTTGCAGTACATCCTCACTGGCCGTCCAAACATTGGGCACCGTGGAGTGAAGCGCCGCAGGCAGGCCCGGGAGCAGAATGGGTTCTTCGGTCAAAGTCATCACCTCGTATTCAGGTTGCGGAAGCGGCTAGCGCGCTGTCCAGCCGCCATCGATCAACATCGTATGCCCGGTAATCATGGAGGCCGCGCCTGAGGCCAGGAAGACGACAGCGCCGGCCACCTCCATGGGTTCGCCAATGCGGTGCAGCGCGGCGATGCGTTCGACGACATCGGCCCGGAAGGCGTCGTCGGCCAGGACTTCCGCATTGCCGGGTGTCGCGATGAACGTGGGCGCCACGGCGTTGACGCGAATCCCGTGTTTGCCCCACTCCACCGCCAGGCATCTGGTCATGTGCACCAGCGCGGCTTTCGTCATGCAGTAGACGGAAACTCCAGGCAGGGCCACGAAACCGGCCTGCGAGCTGAGCGTCACGATCGAGCCGCCCTGCTGCCGCATCATCACCTGGGCGGCTGCCTGGCTGGCGAAGAAGGCGCTCTTTACGTTCAGGGAGAACTGCCGGTCGTACTCCGCCTCGGTCACGGCTTCAGCCGGATTCACCTCGGCCATGCCCACGTTGTTGACCAGGATGTCCAGGCGGCCGAATTGCGCGGCGGCGGACTCCACTGCCTGGTGAATCTGTTGCAGCGACGACACATCCATCTGGAGCCGCAGGGCCTTGCGGCCCATTGCTTCGATCTCCTCCGCCAAGCCTCCGTCGGACGAGGCATCGCGCAGGCCGAGGGCGACGTCGGCTCCGGCATGTGCCAGGGCCAGTGAAATGGCCCGGCCCAGGCCGCGCGCGGCGCCTGTCACCAGGGCGGTCCGGCCCGTCAGATCGAATCGTGGATACTCAGCCATCCCGACCAGCTTACCCGCTCCCGCATCCTGCCGGCCTGGGGTGATAGACAATGGAGCATTCGCCATGAATTTCTCCACGCCGACAGAGACCACTCCACGAATCGCGCTTGTGACCGGAGCCGGCAGCGGCATTGGGCGGGCCTGCGCCCTGGCGCTGCAATCCGCCGGCTATTCCGTGGTGCTGGCGGGCCGGCGCGAGGCGGCACTGCAGGAGACCGCGGGGCTTGCCACGCCTGGAGGCGGCAGTATGCTGGCGGTGCCCACGGACGTCGGCAAGCCGGAGTCCGTCCAGGCGCTGTTCGCGGCCATTCGCAGCCACTTTGGACGCCTGGACCTGCTCTTCAACAATGCCGGCGCCAATGCTCCGGGCATCCCCATGGAGGAGTTGTCGTTTGAGCAGTGGAACGCGGTGGTGGCTGTGAATCTTACGGGCCCGTTCCTGTGTGCCCAGCAGGCCATCCGGCTGATGAAGGAGCAGGAGCCGCGGGGCGGCCGCATTATCAACAACGGCTCGATCTCGGCGCACGCACCGCGGCCGGGTTCCGCGCCTTACACCGCGACGAAACATGCGATCACGGGCCTGACGAAGTGCATCTCTCTGGATGGCCGCGAGTACGACATTGCCTGCGGCCAGATCGACATCGGGAATGCGGCGACGGAGATGACGCAGCGGATGACTTCCGGGGTGCGGCAGGCCAATGGATCGACCATGGTGGAGCCTCGCATGGATGTGAGGCATGTTGCCGACGCTATCCTCTACATGGCCGGACTGCCGTTGGATGCCAATGTCCAGTTCCTGACTGTCATGGCCACGACCATGCCGTTCATCGGGCGCGGCTAGGCACTTTCTTCAAAAACTCGTTCCCTGGGCCCCGAACCCGTGTCTGACCGAGCAATCCCGGACGCATGCACACCGCACGGCCGGTACTGGACACAAGGGGATTCAACAAATGAAACCATGGATCGCGCTCTGTCAGGATACGTTTGCCCGCTCACTGAAGCGTGGCACTTTTTTGCTTGCCGTCCTTTCGGCGGCCGTCTGCGCCCAGGCGCAAACACCGGTTACTCTCTTCGGCGCATTGTCCAATTTCGATGTGCTCAACGACACGAAAGAGCCGGCCTATGGGTTCGAAATCGAGCTCCATGGCGTCTCCAGTGTTGGCGGGACCTTCAATTGGAATCGCTTTGGCGCGGCCAACATTGTGCCGTTCCAGGGCGGCGTTTATGTTCGTTACCTGTCCGGCTATGATCCGGCGACGAAGCAGTACCTGACCGCGACACCGGCGGCTGTCGACTTCACCCCGACCAACGGCCATCAGTGTGTCCTGGGCACGCTGAACTACCAGACCAGCGGCTGTGAGCACTTCGGCGTGTGGACGTACCAGAATCCGACCGCGACCTACTATTACTGGCTGGTGGCGGATCCAGCCAACCCGGGCACGTTGAAGCGCTATGGTTCACCGGTTTCCATTCCCGCGCCAGTTTGGACTGTAATCCAACCCGCCAAGCCGGCTGATCCCGTGCAGGTCGCCGCCGACATCGTGGCGCCCATCCAGCCCGTTGCCGCTTTCCAGTATGGCGATGCGCAGTGGATGAAAGTGTACAAAACCGAACACAAGCGCAAGGTCGGGCTCGACGAGCTCGTCACCGACAACGCTGTCGTTCCGGAGGATCCGGCCCAGGTGGAAACCTCCTGGTATCTGGTGCAGGCCAAGATCGGAGGCAAGGGCAAACGCAATCAGAAGCGCAACCAAGGAGCCCTGGGCGGCGGTTCCCAGGCAGTGGTTCGCCGCTATGAGTTCTACAAGTTTGCGGGCACCTACGATGCCATCACGCACGAAGCGATCTGCGCGGACGCGCTCTGCAACGTGCCGGCCGATGCCGAAGTGGGCAATTACATCGGGGCCCAGATGGCTGCCGCGGATCTCGATGGCCCCGCAGTGGTCGATCTGACCGTCGCCACCGCAGGCAGCGGCCTGGTCACCGGCAACGTCGGGTCCATCAAGTGTCCGGGCGTCTGCTCTGCCTCGCTGAACACCGGCACTTCCGTTACTCTCACTGCTGCCGCCGCCAAAGGCGTCGTGTTCGCCGGGTGGGGAGGCGCCTGCCAGGGCACAGCGCTCACCTGCACGTTCACTATGAATGCGGCGACCTCGGTGACCGCCTCCTTTAAGTCCTCGTTTACGCTTTCAGTGAACCGGGCCGGTAAGGGCGTAGTGACGAGTGCTCCGGCCGGTATCGACTGCGGCGGGCGCGGCAGCTGCTCCAACACCTTCCCGCAGGATGCCCAGGTGACGCTGACGGCGGTACCCGATCCCGGCTCGGCCTGGACTGGGTGGGGCGGCGCCTGCTCCGGCACCGCGCTCACCTGCACCGTCAGTATGACCAAGGCCACTTCCGTCCAGGCCAACTTCCGTTAGCTGTTCAGGGATTCGGGCATCGGCCCGAGCCGCTCTCCACCAAACCGCGCGCCCGGAGCGAACTTCCGCCCCGGGCGCACTTTCGTTGGCGAATCAATCCCGTTTGAAGAAGATCGCGCCCCAGTTTGAGCCGACCTCCACGCTCAGGCGGCCACCCTGGGCCGTCACGGTGTGGCCGCTGATTAGGTCCGTCCAGGGGCCTGCGTCCGGGACCTCGAAGGAGACCCATTGCGTGTACTGGGCAAAGTTCAAGGCTATATAGAACCGTTCCAGATGCCCCTGGCCGTCGTCGCCCCACCGGTGATAGACCACCAGGTTGCCGGCGCGGTCGAGGCCGAAGCCGTGCTCATTGCGCTGGGTATTCGATTCGTCCCAGTTGTTGGGGTAGAAGTTGGTGCTGCGCAGGCCGGGATGCGCGTTCCGGATGCTCATCATCTGCTGGTAGCGGGCGAAGAGGGTGGGGCCCGGTTCGGCGTCACGCAGCAGCCAGTTTAAAGGGCGCGGGACGACACGGCCATCGCCGTCCTCGGGCATGTCGTTGTCGAGCCCGAACTCCTGCCCGTTGTAGATGAGCGTCGCTCCGGGGCTGGTGAAGAGAGCGATGATGTACGGCTGGGTCAGGTACCAGAAGTCGCGCCCACCGGCTTTCAACATGAAGCGGCGATGGTCGTGATTCTCGATGTAGATCGTCGGTGTGTGATCCGTGCCGAAATCGCGATGTGCGTCCAGCAGGCGCATTAGGCCGGGGTCCACCTGGGGACGGCCTTCGGGCCGGTTGCCGAGGTAGTCCATATTTCGGCTGCGGAACGGGTCGAGCCAGCAACTGGTGGCGCCCACTTTGTTGGTGACGTCGATGGCCTCGAAGTCCCAACTGTGTTCCAGGATCAGGGCGAAGTTTTTGTTGTCAGTGTCCACGCAGTGGGCGCGGATATCCGAGAGCAGCTTGGGCAGGCCATGCGCGCGGTCGTCGGCCTTGTAGATGCCCAGCGTGTTGTCCAGGCGGATGCCGTCGATCTGGAACTTGTCCATCCAGTAGAAGCAGACATCGCGGATGTACTCATACGTGCATTGGTTGGCGTAGTCCAGATCCTGGAAATAGCTGTGGTCGGCGAAGTTGCCGACATAAGGCGAATCGGCGGGTTCCTGGTAGAGCCAGTAGTAGGGGAAGCCGCGATCGGGCGGGGAAGCGTCGGCGTGATTGAAGACGCCGTCCATGATGACGTGGATGTCGCGCTTGTGGCACTCGTTGATGAGCCGCTTCAAGTGGACGAGTTTGTCCAATTCGGTGTCCGGGTTCAGGGTGTACTTGTGGGCCACCGAGAAGTACTGCACCGGGTTGTAGCCCCAGCTGAAGTCCTGTGTCGTATCCACCGGGTAGGTCCAGGCGGTCCACGGCATGAACTCGATGGCGTTGATGCCCAGGGCTACGAGGTCATCGAGTTTCCGGGCGATGGTCTGCAGCGGGGCCTCGTCCGATCTCTTCAGGTTTGCCGTGAAGTCATCGATCATCAGTTCGTAGAGGATGAGGTCGCCGTAGGGGCGGCGCGGACTGGCCAGCGGCTGGACCGTAGCCACGGAACCGCCCACCACGAAGGCGGAATTCTGATTCTCGGTGCCGCCGTACCGGGAACACGGATCGGTGATCTGGCGCGGCGCCGCTTCCGTGAAGTGCAGCAGGTATTTGTACTCGTAGAAGCCGTCGGGCAACGGCGCCGAGACGAAGGTGTACACGATGCCCTTCACCGTGGCGGTTTGGGGATCCGTGTAGTTCGACGGGCTCATCCGGACGGGGTGGTCAGGATCCCAGATGCGAGTCAGCGGGTTCTGGAAACCGCCGATCACGAACACATCGGTCAGGCCTGGCGAGCCGCCGCTGGTGTACTGGTCGGGGTCCAGCGTGTTGTCGGGTACAAAGAGCTTAAACGTGACGGTTTTGTCGTTCTGGTCGACAATGGCGCCAAACTGCTCATACATTCGAGGGTCCTCCGAGGGTAGGGTGGCCGCAGTGCAGCCTCAGCCTGGGCGTTGGGCACGACAGAACATTCTCCCCTGGCTGCACGCGTAGCTGTTGCTCCGCCTGGTCCTGCCTCTTGTTTGCGGGCAGGCTCCGGCCTATTGCATTGCGCGGAATGGGGATGACGCGATCCCCACATACATTGTGTAGTTCAGGGCCCGGCCGTTTCGGTAACCGGGCCACCAGCTTTACTTGCCGTAGCCTTCGGCCTGGAAGGCGTCTTTCAGGGCACCCAGCAGGAGTTGGACATTCTCCGGGCTGGAACCGTAGCCCATCGTGCCGATGCGGAAGACTTTGCCGCCCAACGGCCCGAGACCGCCCGCGATCTCGATGCTATGCTCCGCCATCAATTTCTTGCGGACGTTCATGTCGTTCACGCCGGCAGGAACGAAGGGGGTGTTCAGCGTCCACAGGCGGTGGCCTTCGGCGACCAGCATGCCCACGCCGATCTCCGCCAGTCCGGCGACAAAGGCTTCGTGGTTGGCCTTGTGGCGGGCCCAGCGGTTTTCCAGACCCTCTTCCGTGATGATGGCCAGGGACTCGTGCAGGGCATAGAACATCGAAATGGGCGCCGTGTGGTGGTAGCGGTGGGCGCTCTCGTAGTAGTCCAGCAGGAGTTTGAGGTCCAGATACCAGCTCACCGTCGTCGTTTTGCGGGCCTTCAGCCATTCGAGGGCGCGCGGGGAGCAGGTGATGGGCGCCAGGCCGGGCGGGCACCCCAGCGCTTTCTGGGTGCCGCTATAGGCGATGTCGATTCCGGATTCGTCCACCAGGACCGGCATGCCGCCCAGGCTGGTGACGCAGTCGGCAATGACGAGCGCGCCGGCCTCGTGCGCGGCCTTGCAGATGGCATGGCCGGGCTGGTAGGCGCCGGTGGAGGTTTCCGCCTGGACGAAGGCGACCACGGCCGGCTTGGTGCTGGCGATGAACTCGCGCGCCTCGGCGTCGGTGTAGGTCTCGCCCCAGGGCTTCTCCAACCGCACTACGTCGCCGCCGTGACGGCGCGCCATCTCCGTCAGCCGATCAGAGAAGTAGCCATTCGCGAAGACGGCCACCTTGGCGCCCGGCTCCACGAAGTTGGTCACCGCGCATTCCATGCCGGCGCTGCCGGTGCCCGAGATCACCATGGTGAACTCGTTGGCCGTGCCGAAGCAGGTCTTAAGGCCCCGGCGAATGTCCTCATTCACCTGGAAGAAGAAGGGATCCAGGTGGCCCACAATGGGCTGCCGCATGGCTTCGTAGACGCGCGGATGGACCGGCGACGGCCCGGGTCCGAAGAGCAGCTTCGTGGGTGCTTTGAGTGCGGAGGCTGTGGTGGACATCACTGACCAGTTTATTCTGAATGGTAGGTCTCGTGATCGCACTCCCCGTCGATGCGCTGATCCCCTCGATTCTCGAGTCGCTGCGCACCACCCCGAATCTCGTACTGGAAGCCCCGCCCGGAGCGGGCAAGACCACGCGCGTACCGGCTGCCCTGTTGGGCGCGCTGAAGGGTCAAATCCTGGTGTTGGAGCCGAGGCGTCTGGCGGCCCGTCTGGCGGCCCGGCGGGTCGCGTCGGAACTAGGCGAACAGCCCGGCCAGACGGT encodes the following:
- a CDS encoding ACT domain-containing protein; this translates as MQFRQLKGSWAVCRLGAEDAIPDWAGRGPFVSITRTPEELSVVCPADQAPDGIRAQAGWACLQLAGPFDFALTGILASFLQPLAEAAVPIFALSTFDTDWVLIPEPHLARALDALRAAGHDLIV
- a CDS encoding glycoside hydrolase family protein gives rise to the protein MNALLFPRLTKSLLLVLGAACCLTTPVKAQQGKIAAKPLFRDPVHDGAADSVLVWNRAEKRWFMLYTNRRANVPDLPGVAWVHGTRIGIAESIDNGASWKYRGVADIDYGKPDYSLWAPDVIDDGKVYHMFLSVVPGTFPDWNAPRDIVHLTSTDLLHWSHGVKLPLASDRVIDATVIRLKNGQWRLWYKNERDKSHIYYADSPDLNQWNPGGVAVDDRAGEGAKVFLWQGRYWMITDMWKGIAVYSSPDTNKWTAQAEPILRDGGKLPTDREKGQHADVVVSGDRAYIIYFTHQSGADADPSVPNSGRHTLLQMAELKLKDGQLTCDRDEPVHVWLAPPAGR
- a CDS encoding metallophosphoesterase, which produces MHGFALFLGVAMLAQVPVSAQQPLFSFGAIADVQYADKDDAIGRQYRVSTAKLAACANLLNRERLEFVVHLGDLIDEGAGNLEVIRKVYGQIQAPRYYVLGNHDFTAGRSTLMSVLGLNRPYYDFSVKGWTFVVLDGMNESVAGGWPEADPHAQAGRATLDALKKAGLSNAQSWNGAVGPAQRRWLQETLARAAGQGNRVIVFSHFPVLAASCRPEHLLWDHEEVLRILEASSATAAYLNGHDHKGGAALHSGIPYVTLPGMVEHAVNESCQVVDVYPDGLVVRQAGAGSGRSFPLR
- a CDS encoding P-II family nitrogen regulator translates to MLKIEANIHPARLDDVQAALEQQGIVGVMMSQIMDHGGPDGPRAFYRGAEYRASTPRVRLEMLVSHERADDVVELLNRVARTGLGDDGIILIYEVADAVRIGRGEHLQYSLV
- a CDS encoding VOC family protein translates to MSEQPVQQNVVIKDVRPYLRLRRAAEAIDFYIRAFGAEEVLRLTEPGGRIGHAEIRIGPATVYLADEYPEFGIRGPESLGGATSALQLDVDQVDALVERASQAGATIVRPPGDEFYGQRAAVVRDPFGHEWMFAQTIEAVSPEEMQRRFEALLE
- a CDS encoding sugar phosphate isomerase/epimerase family protein, which gives rise to MQNRPTQGTGRRTFLQTATAGVALAGSVNAGPGTGVARALTEKEKLARLASNTWPLRTLFKSRPTSRPVGPEVEAFRKKYGQITMLDFPQFTKDTFPGVWHMDLWSSLFGDVTDQSMYVGSTVMMGENKRTVYEFDPSTPSSKKWLTTLAGKMAAGGVLCHHISNNAPRDICDLDPEKRKAGIDVAKKWLDGAAILGAKTMRVNTGGPRIAPSAVATSDYPRNDEVVKYLSNAIESFKEMADYGQKVGVKVTIENHWGLSANPLHVRIILDEVNHPFCEASPDFCNWEHEYMLYHALDDLAPYAHSTVHAKTWSRWKEVDVQRCVRIMTANKFQGIFALEYEEGPWDGVDGARYLMKEVLAAL
- a CDS encoding GlcG/HbpS family heme-binding protein — protein: MGAAFDDSPGNGNNNSECSRLPGYAELKSALASATATETSGLNNQMWATLVNRDGVVCAVAFSGENRGAQWPGSRVISAQKANAANAFSLDASSNDNGSGQVGGLALSTANLYSAVQPGGSLYGLQHSNPVDTSVAYKGPASKNGTSNDPMVGNTIGGVNVFGGGLALYAEGHRIIGGVGVSGDTSCADHNIAWRVRNLLKLDHMAVNGAVPAVPGPASLFNADPTHPDNIIFDITANPNGGTGNSASGFGHPSCLNTSGSSTLPPVRP
- a CDS encoding DUF1349 domain-containing protein, translated to MTLTEEPILLPGLPAALHSTVPNVWTASEDVLQGQAQPGTDLFLDPIGDARKLDAAMLLFQPDAEFMLSACVEVQFEGTFDAGVLLLHQDDSNWAKLCFEYSPQRQPMVVSVVTCGASDDCNSVVIDGNRVFLRVARIGRGYAFHYATSAEGPWQFVRAFGLAPLPLQAGFLVQSPMGHGCEVRFSSISYTPQPLKDLRNGE